A part of Colletotrichum higginsianum IMI 349063 chromosome 11, whole genome shotgun sequence genomic DNA contains:
- a CDS encoding Hst3 protein, whose protein sequence is MPITYVQPQDYIHLENIACLIDTALRVVVVTGAGISTKAGIPDYRSKNSNNSRYRRSLFHSSVFSDPEKKSCFYKEVTRMHQMAKDANPTETHHFINDLHRAGKLVRYYTQNIDCLEDKVGLCTDLQKGPGIHFKHQANGQSSSLCVSGGVECVLLHGSVHCLQCSFCCKVYSWDDDDYEKGILAGKEPFCPGCAKVSADRVERGKRSTAVGTLRPNIVLYGEENPQAEFINEVIKRDLHQRPDILLIMGTRLTTYGVKYLIRVFAKATHEQNGKVVYVNLTKPAKEWDNVIDYWAEQECDIWVQDLKRRQSALL, encoded by the exons ATGCCTATCACTTATGTTCAACCACAAGATTACATCCATCTGGAAAACATTGCGTGTCTAATTGATACTGCATTAAGAGTCGTAGTTGTTACTGGGGCTGGTATCAGTACAAAAGCAGGTATTCCA GACTACCGATCGAAAAATAGCAATAACTCCCGCTACAGACGCTCGCTTTTCCACTCATCAGTTTTCTCTGATCCAGAGAAGAAGTCCTGCTTTTACAAAGAAGTAACTAGGATGCACCAAATGGCTAAAGATGCCAATCCAACAGAAACCCATCACTTCATCAATGACCTACACCGTGCTGGGAAGCTAGTTCGGTACTACACTCAAAACATCGACTGCCTTGAGGATAAAGTTGGTCTCTGTACTGATTTGCAAAAAGGGCCTGGGATTCATTTCAAACACCAGGCCAACGGCCAATCAAGCTCGTTATGTGTCTCCGGAGGAGTGGAATGTGTTCTCCTCCATGGATCTGTCCATTGCTTACAATGCTCTTTCTGTTGTAAGGTATATAGTTGGGATGATGATGACTATGAAAAGGGGATTTTGGCCGGAAAGGAGCCTTTTTGTCCAGGCTGTGCCAAGGTATCTGCCGACAGAGTGGAAAGGGGGAAGCGTTCAACAGCAGTTGGAACGCTCAGGCCCAACATCGTGCTTTATGGTGAAGAGAACCCGCAAGCCGAATTCATTAATGAAGTTATTAAGCGAGATCTGCACCAACGTCCCGATATCCTTCTGATTATGGGTACAAGACTCACAACATACGGAGTCAAGTATCTAATCAGAGTCTTTGCGAAGGCGACTCATGAACAAAACGGGAAGGTGGTGTATGTGAACCTTACAAAACCAGCCAAGGAGTGGGATAACGTAATTGATTATTGGGCTGAACAGGAATGTGACATCTGGGTACAAGATTTAAAACGACGGCAGTCGGCGCTTTTGTAA
- a CDS encoding Peptidase C14 has protein sequence MVSSYGTASIIRGAFWTAGVAVVLVTLYPVAIKVQRRRQSLRPDGIKVVHNPSNANFEIVAVHGLGAHPEHTWEGKSTSQDHTKFHLLRDLLPPDFPTARILSFAYNSDWLVDAPEKTAQQIGQELVNGLAAHRGKEKQVGSVCPPPNLRRHCYKGGTAPALYQAFQHLMSLLKALCVAQPHMTIRDDTCGIVFLGTPHQGSSLSTAGALVAKLTGFLGSNTTLLLALRSRGSQLLILERRFRRLVSDQKRDFISKIISFCETKPTFVLGWLSVGLVVDQSSAMGYAAKPIDVDTDHSGLNKFSNHEDPGYRAIKKAIEELREPSLIEQADAYIRNEHYTEQKLKIERLSGDPLRMDQCYINLALVELQRVDSSERRSEEPGLWSSPFSLSDRLKVETPHEDLQVKQAKLFASRKLQDGRTKEPRRILIRGRAGVGKTTLCKKIVHSYVHESMWRGLFSRVVWIRLRELKGLSDKEYNIGGIFRHIFFQQYAGDNCLHNKLSTHIENTKSQDTLFLLDGLDEVTEIVMEHKHNKSHSGHEFLIGLLNRPNFIITTRPHTALPSQFQRPDIELDTIGFYPDQIQKYIETVMKESPTNAKAIQSYLQKNRFMQSLVRIPIQLDALCYTWNPNSKAIRETMTAVYEDITQQLWSKDIERLEKSSMVGTRNPAETKNAVLGEIGILEYMAFSGMCSNIIEFQPVHRNALYQHIKQHNPKWTLDETFGRMSFLRTSDPSAQHSNQSYHFIHLTFHEFFAAKYFVQRWKDGNNLKYMDFSLREDGCSKNISPITFLQQHKYSARYDIFWRFVAGLLNYEGKDESTSFFKAVERKPVDLLGPTHQRLVMHCLSEAVSLPDGMRANRERRLKEWVLFESDFTRSSKFTRESELPDGVLQGALSASQNKRTILDSLRNSGRYMSKTTMMALVELLKDEDRRVRWSAAEALGKQSTLSETTMTAIVELFKHKNSDVRSSAASALGTQSNLMDKVLNALGLVIRSESQGDTQASGFRYPQHIAPLYESFLWRSFQEQFSLFIADTLCIVNQPSGLRTASLRDSSQVQTAVQNGRCHLGNLDGYKLWDTFEREDA, from the exons ATGGTTTCTTCTTATGGCACTGCCTCTATAATCCGAGGGGCTTTCTGGACCGCCGGCGTTGCCGTCGTGCTTGTTACTTTGTACCCTGTTGCCATCAAAGTACAACGTCGTAGACAAAGCTTGCGCCCAGATGGAATCAAGGTTGTTCACAATCCGTCAAACGCCAATTTTGA AATTGTTGCTGTCCATGGCCTAGGTGCGCATCCCGAGCACACCTGGGAGGGCAAATCCACTAGCCAGGACCATACAAAGTTTCACCTACTCCGAGATTTACTACCACCCGACTTCCCAACCGCTAGAATCCTGAGCTTTGCTTACAACTCCGACTGGCTAGTCGATGCGCCCGAGAAGACAGCTCAACAAATCGGTCAAGAGCTGGTGAATGGACTTGCGGCCCACCGAGGCAAAGAAAAACAAGTAGGAAGTGTGTGCCCTCCACCAAAC CTTCGGCGGCATTGTTATAAAGGAGGTACGGCCCCTGCGCTTTATCAGGCTTTCCAGCATCTAATGTCTTTACTCAAGGCTCTTTGTGTCGCCCAACCGCATATGACAATCCGCGATGACACATGCGGCATCGTTTTTCTTGGCACTCCACATCAGGGCTCGTCACTGTCAACTGCAGGAGCTCTCGTGGCCAAGTTGACTGGGTTCCTCGGCTCCAACACTACGCTGCTTCTCGCGCTGCGAAGCCGTGGAAGCCAGCTTTTAATTCTGGAACGTCGGTTTCGGCGTCTCGTCAGCGACCAGAAACGAGACTTTATATCGAAGATCATATCATTTTGTGAGACAAAGCCTACATTCGTGCTTGGATGGTTATCTGTCGGCCTC GTTGTTGATCAATCCTCGGCCATGGGCTACGCAGCAAAGCCTATCGACGTAGACACCGACCATTCTGGGTTAAACAAGTTCAGCAATCATGAAGACCCTGGGTATCGTGCGATCAAAAAGGCCATAGAGGAGCTCAGAGAACCATCTCTCATCGAGCAAGCTGATGCCTACATACGCAACGAGCACTATACCGAGCAGAAGCTCAAGATTGAGCGGCTCTCAGGGGATCCCTTACGAATGGATCAATGCTATATCAATCTTGCGCTTGTGGAGCTGCAACGGGTAGACAGCTCGGAGCGCAGATCTGAAGAGCCAGGGCTATGGTCTTCACCATTCTCCCTGTCTGATCGGCTGAAGGTAGAAACTCCGCACGAGGACCTTCAGGTAAAGCAAGCGAAGCTCTTCGCGTCACGCAAACTGCAAGACGGCCGCACAAAAGAGCCGAGAAGAATACTGATTCGAGGCCGCGCTGGAGTTGGGAAGACCACCCTATGTAAGAAGATTGTCCACAGCTACGTCCACGAAAGCATGTGGCGAGGCTTGTTTAGTCGCGTGGTCTGGATACGACTGCGCGAACTAAAGGGTTTGTCTGACAAGGAATATAATATCGGCGGAATATTCAGGCATATCTTCTTTCAGCAATACGCAGGCGACAATTGTCTCCACAATAAATTGTCAACCCATATAGAGAACACGAAATCACAAGACACCCTCTTTCTTCTGGACGGTCTGGACGAAGTCACTGAAATTGTCATGGAGCATAAACACAATAAGTCTCATTCAGGGCACGAGTTCCTTATAGGACTGTTGAACAGACCCAACTTCATCATCACGACTCGGCCTCATACCGCACTCCCCTCTCAATTTCAACGGCCTGATATCGAGCTGGACACCATCGGTTTCTACCCAGACCAAATACAGAAATATATCGAAACAGTCATGAAGGAAAGTCCCACGAATGCTAAGGCTATCCAGTCGTACCTTCAGAAGAATCGCTTTATGCAGAGCCTCGTCCGAATTCCGATTCAGCTGGACGCACTCTGCTACACATGGAACCCCAACTCCAAGGCTATCCGGGAGACAATGACTGCCGTCTACGAAGACATCACACAGCAGCTGTGGAGCAAGGACATTGAGAGACTCGAAAAGTCATCAATGGTCGGAACTAGGAATCCGGCGGAAACAAAGAATGCCGTCTTAGGCGAAATCGGGATTCTTGAATACATGGCCTTCAGTGGGATGTGCAGCAACATCATCGAGTTCCAGCCGGTTCATCGCAATGCTCTATACCAGCATATCAAGCAGCATAATCCTAAGTGGACTCTCGATGAGACATTTGGACGTATGTCATTCCTACGAACATCCGACCCTTCGGCGCAACATTCTAACCAGAGTTACCACTTCATACATCTCACCTTCCACGAGTTCTTTGCAGCAAAGTATTTTGTACAGAGGTGGAAGGATGGCAACAACCTCAAATACATGGACTTCAGCCTCAGAGAGGACGGATGTTCAAAAAACATTTCTCCCATCACTTTCCTTCAACAACACAAGTATAGCGCACGTTACGACATCTTCTGGCGCTTCGTTGCCGGACTATTGAATTACGAAGGGAAAGACGAGTCAACTAGCTTCTTCAAGGCAGTCGAGAGAAAGCCGGTCGACCTCCTGGGGCCCACGCACCAGCGGCTGGTCATGCATTGCTTAAGCGAGGCTGTTTCCTTGCCAGACGGGATGCGGGCGAATAGGGAGAGACGACTGAAGGAATGGGTTCTATTCGAAAGCGACTTCACGAGATCATCAAAGTTCACGAGAGAGTCAGAGCTTCCAGACGGAGTCCTGCAAGGTGCCTTATCCGCTTCTCAAAACAAACGCACCATTTTGGACAGCCTGCGAAACTCTGGGAGATATATGTCAAAAACAACCATGATGGCCCTTGTGGAACTTTTGAAGGACGAAGACAGACGCGTACGATGGTCCGCCGCTGAAGCTCTAGGCAAGCAGTCGACCCTTTcagagacgacgatgacTGCCATTGTGGAACTCTTCAAGCATAAGAACAGCGACGTACGATCTTCCGCCGCTTCAGCTCTAGGCACCCAATCCAACTTGATGGACAAGGTCCTGAACGCCTTAGGCCTAGTAATCCGATCCGAATCACAAGGCGATACCCAAGCTTCTGGTTTTCGCTATCCTCAACATATAGCACCTCTTTATGAGAGTTTTCTATGGCGAAGTTTTCAGGAACAATTCAGTTTGTTCATCGCCGATACCCTCTGTATAGTTAACCAACCGTCCGGACTCCGAACTGCTAGTCTCAGAGACAGCAGTCAGGTGCAGACTGCTGTTCAGAATGGACGATGTCACTTGGGGAATCTTGATGGTTACAAACTATGGGACACTTTTGAGAGAGAAGATGCCTAA